A stretch of Streptococcus chenjunshii DNA encodes these proteins:
- a CDS encoding HAD hydrolase-like protein: MKFILFDLDGTLVDSSSGIKASFRHTFKELKLAVPSDKELSTFIGPPLETTFSALLNSKETVQKAIANFRLYYKKKGVYDVFIFQGISEALRELKTAGYQLYVTTSKNEAMALLMLNELGLSDFFRAVYGAVPHRFKKADVISTCLSLENISKEDALIIGDTKFDIIGGKSVGIKTLGVTWGIGTEADLLENGADKVCHTPADIKKALASF; the protein is encoded by the coding sequence ATGAAATTTATTTTATTCGATTTAGACGGAACTTTAGTTGATTCAAGTTCAGGGATAAAAGCCAGTTTTCGCCACACATTTAAAGAATTAAAACTTGCGGTTCCTAGTGACAAAGAACTGTCAACTTTTATAGGTCCGCCGCTTGAAACAACTTTTTCAGCTCTGCTCAATTCAAAAGAAACTGTTCAAAAAGCAATAGCTAATTTTCGACTGTACTACAAAAAGAAGGGTGTCTATGATGTTTTTATCTTTCAGGGAATCAGCGAAGCTTTAAGGGAACTCAAGACTGCAGGATATCAACTCTATGTGACAACCAGCAAAAATGAAGCGATGGCCCTGCTCATGTTAAACGAATTAGGCTTATCTGATTTTTTTAGGGCAGTTTATGGTGCTGTCCCCCACCGTTTTAAAAAAGCTGATGTTATCAGCACTTGTTTATCCCTTGAAAACATCAGTAAAGAAGATGCACTTATTATAGGGGACACCAAATTTGATATCATAGGCGGAAAATCTGTCGGTATAAAAACCTTAGGTGTTACTTGGGGAATAGGAACAGAGGCTGATTTACTGGAAAATGGTGCTGATAAAGTTTGCCATACGCCTGCAGATATTAAAAAAGCACTTGCTTCTTTCTGA
- the yaaA gene encoding S4 domain-containing protein YaaA, with product MEYKLFTDYITLQALLKQTGIISSGGAVKTFLAETQVLFNGQTEKRRGKKIRIGDVITIPQKNIVMTITEPSEAEKDDYAKDLAEKERVAALVKKLNQNNKKGQQKNTKNTSRKKTAADKDKPVRFPGI from the coding sequence ATGGAATATAAACTTTTTACAGATTACATCACATTACAAGCGCTTTTAAAACAAACAGGAATTATTTCAAGCGGAGGTGCTGTCAAAACTTTTTTAGCTGAAACACAGGTTCTTTTTAACGGACAGACTGAAAAACGCCGCGGTAAAAAAATCCGCATAGGCGATGTCATTACAATTCCTCAAAAGAATATTGTAATGACAATTACCGAACCCAGTGAAGCAGAAAAAGATGACTATGCCAAAGATTTAGCAGAAAAAGAACGAGTGGCAGCCTTGGTTAAAAAGCTTAACCAAAACAATAAAAAGGGTCAGCAGAAGAACACAAAAAATACCAGCCGTAAAAAAACGGCTGCTGATAAAGATAAACCTGTCCGTTTTCCAGGAATTTAA
- the pgsA gene encoding CDP-diacylglycerol--glycerol-3-phosphate 3-phosphatidyltransferase has translation MKKENIPNLLTIGRIFMIPVFIVILCVSHSLTGHFIAALIFALASITDYLDGYLARKWHVVTNFGKFADPLADKMLVMSAFIMLIELNLLPAWIAAVIVCRELAVTGLRLLLVENGGTVLAAAMPGKIKTFSQMFSIIFLLCHWTLLGTITLYIALIFTIYSGYDYFKGASFLFKDTFQ, from the coding sequence ATGAAAAAAGAGAATATTCCCAATCTGCTTACTATTGGACGTATTTTTATGATTCCAGTATTTATCGTAATCCTCTGTGTTTCCCATAGTTTGACAGGTCATTTTATAGCAGCTTTGATTTTTGCTCTAGCGAGTATCACAGATTATCTTGACGGCTATTTGGCTCGTAAATGGCATGTCGTTACTAATTTTGGTAAATTCGCGGATCCTCTGGCGGATAAAATGCTGGTTATGAGCGCTTTTATCATGCTGATTGAGTTAAACTTGCTGCCGGCTTGGATCGCTGCTGTGATTGTCTGCCGTGAGCTTGCAGTGACCGGTTTGCGTTTGCTGCTGGTAGAAAACGGCGGAACGGTGCTTGCTGCAGCTATGCCTGGGAAAATCAAGACTTTTTCCCAAATGTTTTCAATTATCTTTTTGCTCTGCCACTGGACTTTGTTGGGGACTATAACTCTTTATATTGCTTTAATTTTCACCATTTATTCGGGTTATGATTATTTTAAAGGGGCAAGTTTTCTTTTTAAAGATACCTTTCAGTAA
- a CDS encoding energy-coupling factor ABC transporter ATP-binding protein — MTNNIIEVNNLYFKYNDEQKDYTLTDLSFHVKHQEWLSIIGHNGSGKSTAVRLLTGLLEAESGRIFVDGEQLSQENVWDIRHKIGMVFQNPDNQFVGATVEDDVAFGLENKGVAHDVMEKRVKQALDLVDMTDYMSREPARLSGGQKQRVAIAGAVAMQPKIIILDEATSMLDPEGRTELIKTIKSIRKQYDMTVISITHDLDEVALSDRVLVMKNGQIESASTPRELFARGEELLSLGLDVPFTSNVIKALESESYTFEDTYLTEKELENRLWELFSKM; from the coding sequence ATGACAAATAATATTATTGAAGTTAACAATCTTTATTTTAAATATAACGATGAACAAAAAGACTACACCTTAACAGATTTATCGTTTCACGTGAAACATCAAGAATGGCTGTCTATTATTGGACACAATGGGTCTGGGAAATCAACCGCTGTTCGTTTGTTAACCGGCCTTTTAGAAGCTGAATCTGGCCGGATTTTTGTGGACGGTGAGCAGCTAAGTCAAGAAAATGTTTGGGATATCCGGCATAAAATCGGTATGGTTTTTCAGAATCCTGACAATCAGTTTGTAGGGGCAACAGTTGAGGATGATGTAGCTTTTGGTCTTGAAAATAAAGGTGTTGCACACGATGTGATGGAAAAACGTGTTAAGCAAGCTCTTGACTTGGTTGATATGACAGATTACATGTCACGTGAACCTGCTCGTCTTTCCGGAGGGCAGAAGCAGCGTGTTGCTATTGCGGGGGCTGTTGCCATGCAGCCGAAGATTATTATTTTGGATGAAGCAACCAGTATGCTTGATCCAGAAGGTCGAACAGAATTAATTAAGACGATCAAATCTATCCGAAAACAATATGATATGACTGTTATTTCTATTACCCATGATTTAGATGAGGTAGCACTCAGTGACCGTGTTTTAGTCATGAAGAACGGTCAGATTGAGTCGGCTTCAACTCCAAGAGAACTATTTGCACGCGGCGAAGAGCTTCTGAGCCTCGGTTTGGATGTACCTTTTACCTCAAATGTAATAAAGGCTTTAGAATCAGAATCATATACTTTTGAAGATACATATTTGACAGAAAAGGAATTAGAAAATAGGCTATGGGAATTGTTCTCAAAAATGTGA
- a CDS encoding transglycosylase SLT domain-containing protein — MYSRLEEAKRQKKRYLILGALLILGSAAGTAFAFTKTEASYTTATRQNAAAVSSEALVAASSSATEEERQDAAETSEDHQDIDPVDMEEEAVSELELGSEAYTAETADAVSADTAAAPVSGLTNGNTAGAVGSEAAAQMAAATGVPQSTWEYIIARESNGDYTVTNTSGASGLFQTMPGWGSTATVQDQINSAINAYNAQGLSAWGY; from the coding sequence ATGTACAGTAGGCTTGAAGAAGCAAAACGTCAGAAAAAAAGGTATCTTATTTTGGGAGCCTTGCTTATTTTGGGGAGCGCTGCAGGAACAGCTTTTGCCTTTACAAAAACAGAGGCTTCTTATACAACTGCTACACGTCAGAATGCTGCAGCAGTAAGCAGTGAAGCTCTTGTTGCAGCAAGTTCCTCAGCGACAGAAGAAGAACGCCAGGATGCTGCTGAGACTTCAGAAGATCATCAGGATATAGATCCTGTCGACATGGAAGAAGAAGCTGTTTCTGAGTTGGAACTGGGGTCAGAAGCTTATACAGCTGAAACAGCAGATGCAGTTTCTGCGGATACAGCTGCCGCTCCAGTATCGGGGCTAACGAATGGCAATACCGCTGGTGCAGTTGGCAGTGAGGCTGCAGCACAAATGGCAGCAGCTACAGGTGTTCCTCAGTCTACATGGGAATATATCATTGCCCGTGAGTCAAATGGCGATTATACTGTGACAAATACTTCAGGCGCTTCGGGGCTCTTTCAAACGATGCCAGGATGGGGTTCAACTGCAACAGTTCAGGATCAGATTAATTCGGCCATCAACGCTTATAATGCTCAAGGTCTATCAGCTTGGGGCTACTAA
- a CDS encoding energy-coupling factor transporter ATPase — protein sequence MGIVLKNVSYTYQAGTPFEGRALFDINLEIKDGSYTAFIGHTGAGKSTVMQLLNGLATPTEGSVTINEMTITPDSKNKDIKAVRQKVGLVFQFPESQLFAETVLKDAAFGPQNFGVSSEEAENLAKEKLALVGISEDLFDKNPFELSGGQMRRVAIAGILAMEPEILVLDEPTAGLDPRGRKELMHLFKILHQSGMTIVLVTHLMDDVADYADYVYVLEAGKIALSGRPKEVFQQVDLLESKQLGVPKITKFAQSLVHRGLYMETLPITIKEFKEVLKHG from the coding sequence ATGGGAATTGTTCTCAAAAATGTGAGTTATACTTATCAGGCAGGGACCCCTTTTGAAGGGCGCGCCCTTTTTGATATTAATCTTGAGATTAAAGATGGTTCCTACACTGCATTTATTGGCCATACAGGAGCCGGTAAATCAACTGTTATGCAGCTGCTTAATGGCTTAGCCACTCCAACTGAAGGTTCGGTTACAATTAATGAGATGACTATCACACCTGATTCTAAAAACAAGGACATTAAAGCTGTTCGGCAAAAAGTTGGCTTGGTTTTTCAATTTCCTGAAAGTCAGTTGTTTGCGGAAACTGTTCTTAAAGATGCAGCTTTTGGCCCTCAGAATTTTGGTGTTTCTTCCGAAGAAGCTGAAAATTTAGCAAAAGAAAAACTGGCTCTAGTTGGCATTTCAGAAGATTTATTTGATAAAAATCCTTTTGAATTATCGGGCGGTCAGATGCGCCGGGTCGCAATTGCTGGTATTTTAGCTATGGAGCCTGAAATCTTAGTTTTAGATGAGCCGACAGCAGGCCTTGATCCCAGAGGCCGTAAAGAACTGATGCACCTTTTTAAAATACTGCACCAATCAGGAATGACTATTGTTTTAGTCACTCATTTGATGGATGATGTTGCTGACTATGCTGATTATGTTTATGTCCTTGAAGCAGGAAAAATTGCTTTGTCCGGCAGGCCTAAAGAAGTCTTTCAGCAGGTTGATTTACTTGAAAGCAAGCAATTAGGTGTGCCCAAAATAACTAAATTTGCTCAGTCTTTAGTACATCGGGGCTTGTATATGGAAACTCTGCCTATTACGATTAAGGAATTTAAAGAGGTACTTAAGCATGGATAA
- a CDS encoding energy-coupling factor transporter transmembrane component T family protein encodes MDKLIIGRYIPGNSVIHRLDPRSKLLAMIIYVVIVFWANNFVTNLLIFTFTLIMVLLSQVKLSFFLKGIQPMVGIILFTTFFQMFFTQGGAILFQFWFLKITAYGLSQAALIFMRFVLIIIFSTLITLTTTPLSLADAVESLLQPLVKFKVPAHEIGLMLSLSLRFVPTLMDDTTRIMNAQRARGVDFGEGNIFQKVKSIIPILIPLFASSFKRADALAVAMEARGYQGGEGRSKYRLLHWQLKDSLALLILLFLGILLFVLKAK; translated from the coding sequence ATGGATAAATTGATTATCGGCCGCTATATCCCCGGAAATTCGGTCATACATCGCTTAGATCCTAGAAGTAAGCTCTTAGCAATGATAATTTATGTTGTTATTGTTTTTTGGGCCAACAATTTTGTGACGAATCTTTTGATTTTTACTTTTACTTTGATAATGGTTTTGCTATCACAAGTAAAATTGAGTTTTTTTCTAAAAGGCATACAGCCTATGGTTGGGATTATCCTCTTTACAACTTTTTTCCAAATGTTTTTTACTCAGGGAGGGGCAATTCTTTTTCAATTTTGGTTTCTGAAAATAACTGCTTACGGTTTGAGTCAAGCTGCCCTGATCTTTATGAGATTTGTTCTAATTATCATTTTTTCAACCCTTATAACGCTGACAACAACTCCTCTCAGTCTTGCTGATGCAGTGGAATCACTGTTGCAGCCTTTGGTTAAGTTTAAAGTCCCTGCCCATGAAATCGGCTTAATGCTGTCTTTGAGTTTACGTTTTGTTCCGACATTAATGGATGATACGACACGCATTATGAATGCTCAGAGAGCCAGAGGTGTGGATTTTGGTGAAGGAAATATTTTTCAAAAAGTAAAATCCATTATCCCTATTTTAATCCCTCTTTTTGCTTCTAGTTTTAAACGGGCCGATGCTCTAGCTGTTGCTATGGAAGCGCGTGGTTATCAGGGCGGAGAAGGAAGAAGCAAATATCGTCTTTTACATTGGCAGCTAAAAGACAGTCTGGCTCTGCTTATTTTGTTATTTTTAGGGATCTTGTTGTTTGTTCTTAAAGCAAAGTAG
- the yfmH gene encoding EF-P 5-aminopentanol modification-associated protein YfmH produces MTQLRKWTYTDSNEQLYTAKLTNGLQIFLIPKKGFKECSCTLVSYFGSLDTKFTVGGKKANYPEGIAHFLEHKLFEDDLGKDVALTFSNFGAYSNAFTTFDKTCFYFSTSSFLEENLRLLQKFVMSTSFTDMSIQKEKDIILQEMAMYQDDADYRLYQGILQNLYPHTALAADIVGTETSLKLISKKHLKEVHSFFYHPRNMALIVTGDFKPYSVFKQIQKNQERTAVSQPPIIFKAQLPYYPVKKTDSAAMNIAEPKLAVGYRGAKPKLPYSFLQQKIALKLFFAMLFGWTSSTYQNWYEEGHIDDSFIIEVEIHSEFQFVLLTLDTKEPIAMSNRIRKKMKQIRQEANFSETHLELVKSELYGEFFKSLDSPSALSEYFAAYLPLQSLKENYFELPNILNKLDLKTVLAVGEHFLAESQEADFTIFPK; encoded by the coding sequence GTGACACAGTTAAGAAAATGGACTTACACTGACAGTAACGAACAGCTTTATACAGCAAAGTTGACAAATGGTTTACAAATCTTTCTTATCCCTAAAAAAGGTTTTAAAGAATGCAGCTGTACCCTAGTCAGTTATTTTGGATCGCTTGACACTAAATTTACAGTTGGAGGAAAAAAAGCTAATTATCCTGAAGGAATTGCCCATTTTTTAGAACATAAATTATTTGAAGATGATTTGGGAAAGGACGTAGCTCTGACATTTTCAAATTTTGGTGCCTATAGCAATGCTTTTACAACATTTGATAAGACTTGTTTTTATTTTTCAACATCGAGTTTTTTGGAAGAGAATTTGCGTTTACTGCAAAAATTTGTTATGTCAACTTCCTTTACAGACATGTCAATACAAAAGGAGAAAGATATTATCCTTCAGGAAATGGCTATGTATCAAGATGATGCAGATTATAGGCTTTATCAAGGGATCTTGCAAAATCTTTATCCTCATACTGCTCTTGCTGCTGATATTGTTGGAACTGAAACAAGCCTCAAACTTATTTCAAAAAAGCATTTAAAAGAGGTTCATTCCTTTTTTTACCATCCCCGCAATATGGCTTTGATTGTTACAGGTGATTTTAAACCTTACAGTGTTTTTAAGCAGATTCAAAAAAACCAGGAAAGAACAGCAGTAAGCCAGCCTCCTATAATTTTTAAAGCTCAGCTTCCTTATTATCCAGTAAAGAAAACGGATTCTGCAGCAATGAATATTGCTGAACCTAAGTTAGCGGTAGGTTATAGAGGAGCAAAACCAAAGCTTCCTTATTCTTTTTTACAGCAGAAAATAGCCTTAAAATTATTTTTTGCTATGCTGTTTGGCTGGACGTCCTCCACTTATCAAAATTGGTATGAAGAAGGACATATAGATGATTCTTTTATAATTGAAGTTGAGATTCATTCAGAATTTCAGTTTGTTTTGTTGACGCTCGATACAAAAGAACCTATTGCTATGTCCAACAGAATCAGAAAAAAAATGAAACAGATTAGACAAGAAGCAAACTTTTCAGAAACTCATTTGGAGCTTGTTAAAAGTGAACTGTATGGTGAATTCTTTAAAAGTTTGGATTCACCCTCTGCTTTGTCAGAATATTTTGCGGCTTATTTACCCTTGCAGTCGTTGAAAGAAAATTATTTTGAGCTTCCAAATATTTTAAACAAGCTGGATTTAAAAACAGTATTGGCTGTTGGTGAGCATTTTTTGGCAGAATCGCAGGAAGCAGATTTTACAATATTTCCAAAATGA
- the yfmF gene encoding EF-P 5-aminopentanol modification-associated protein YfmF: MKIAQGVYLHLIKNQKFKSNHITFRFSSKLESETAARRVLVAQMLAAANAVYPTVQQFREKLASLYGASLSTKVSVKGLVHIVDIDLSFVKDVYSLTKRSLLEEMLDFLGTSLFAPLVSVAQYQSKVFDVEKKNLIHYLKADEEDPLYSSFIGLKKIFFDHPDLQISHYSQPDLLAEETAFTAYQEFQKMLKEDILDIFILGEFEEYRMIQLINKFPLESRQKDLIFSYQQTYRNITQEEIGKRSVKQSVLQLGYHLPIQYNELSYFSVLVLEGILGGFDHSKLFTEVREKAGLAYNIGSQLDIYTGLLNIYAGIDKVNRDQTLKIINKQFSDLRMGRFSSSIIRKTKLMLTESVKLSEDDAKTIIERSYNRHHLNLTNCIEDIVNNIANVSKEDIVNTASQVRLQAVYFLEGE, from the coding sequence ATGAAAATAGCTCAAGGTGTTTATTTGCATCTTATTAAAAATCAAAAGTTTAAGTCTAACCATATCACTTTTCGTTTTTCTAGTAAATTGGAAAGCGAAACAGCAGCACGGCGTGTCTTAGTTGCACAAATGCTGGCAGCTGCAAACGCAGTGTATCCAACAGTTCAGCAATTTAGAGAAAAATTGGCCAGTTTATACGGGGCCAGTTTATCAACTAAAGTGTCAGTTAAAGGTCTTGTTCATATTGTTGATATTGACTTAAGCTTTGTTAAAGATGTTTACAGTTTGACAAAACGTTCTCTTTTAGAGGAAATGCTGGATTTTTTAGGGACCAGCCTTTTTGCCCCTCTTGTTTCTGTTGCTCAGTATCAAAGCAAAGTTTTTGATGTTGAAAAAAAGAATTTAATTCATTATTTGAAAGCAGATGAGGAAGATCCTCTTTACAGCAGCTTCATAGGTTTAAAAAAAATTTTTTTTGATCATCCCGATTTGCAAATTTCTCATTACAGCCAGCCCGATTTATTAGCTGAAGAAACTGCATTTACAGCTTATCAAGAGTTTCAAAAAATGCTCAAAGAAGATATATTGGATATCTTTATTTTAGGCGAGTTCGAAGAGTACCGCATGATTCAGCTAATCAATAAGTTTCCTTTAGAAAGCAGACAAAAAGATTTAATTTTCAGTTATCAGCAAACTTATCGCAACATAACTCAAGAAGAAATTGGGAAGCGTTCAGTTAAACAGTCCGTTTTGCAGTTAGGTTACCATCTTCCTATTCAGTATAATGAGCTCAGTTATTTTTCTGTTCTTGTTTTAGAAGGTATTTTAGGTGGTTTTGATCATTCAAAATTATTCACAGAAGTCCGAGAAAAAGCAGGATTAGCTTATAATATAGGCAGTCAGCTGGATATTTACACAGGTTTACTTAATATTTACGCTGGGATTGACAAAGTCAATCGTGATCAGACACTGAAAATTATTAATAAACAATTTTCTGATTTAAGAATGGGGCGTTTTTCAAGCTCTATAATTCGAAAGACTAAGCTGATGTTGACAGAAAGTGTCAAATTGTCAGAAGATGATGCTAAAACAATAATTGAAAGAAGTTACAACCGGCATCACTTAAATTTAACTAATTGTATAGAGGATATAGTTAATAATATTGCAAATGTTTCTAAGGAAGATATTGTAAACACTGCAAGCCAAGTTAGATTGCAGGCAGTTTACTTTTTAGAGGGAGAATAA
- the recF gene encoding DNA replication/repair protein RecF (All proteins in this family for which functions are known are DNA-binding proteins that assist the filamentation of RecA onto DNA for the initiation of recombination or recombinational repair.) yields MWIKELKLKNYRNYREIKAQFSSGLNIFIGKNAQGKTNFLEAIYFLSLTRSHRTRFDKELIRFNKREALISGYIQRSDAKIPLEISLSDRGRVTKVNHLKQAKLSDYVGTMTVVLFAPEDLQLVKGAPRLRRKFMDIDLGQIKPVYLSDLSHYNHVLKQRNTYLKTAEKIDSDFLAVLNEQLADYGSRVIGHRSAFIRDLEKEADKHHQIISNDLERLHIHYSSSVPYTDYSETYKEFIKQLQKKQARDMIKKNTSVGPHRDDLEFFINDINADFGSQGQHRSLILSLKLAEIELIKAVTGDYPILLLDDVMSELDSQRQTKLLQGIKENVQTFITTTSLEHLTNLPDNLKIFMIDQGQIKEENPKIT; encoded by the coding sequence ATGTGGATTAAAGAATTAAAACTCAAGAATTATCGAAACTATCGGGAGATTAAGGCACAATTTTCTTCCGGACTGAATATTTTTATAGGAAAAAACGCCCAAGGCAAAACAAATTTCTTAGAGGCTATCTATTTTTTATCACTTACCCGCAGTCATCGAACACGTTTTGATAAAGAACTTATTCGTTTTAACAAAAGAGAAGCTCTTATTTCAGGCTATATTCAACGCTCTGATGCTAAGATTCCCCTTGAAATCAGTTTATCTGACCGAGGACGGGTAACCAAGGTCAATCATCTTAAACAGGCTAAACTTTCTGATTATGTTGGAACAATGACTGTTGTTTTGTTTGCCCCAGAAGATTTGCAACTGGTTAAGGGCGCTCCCCGTCTTCGGCGTAAATTTATGGATATCGATTTAGGACAAATAAAACCGGTGTATCTGTCTGATTTGTCACATTACAATCATGTCCTTAAACAAAGAAACACTTATCTTAAAACAGCTGAAAAAATTGACAGTGATTTTCTAGCTGTTTTGAACGAACAACTGGCCGATTACGGCAGCCGTGTAATCGGCCATCGTTCTGCCTTTATCAGGGATTTGGAAAAGGAAGCTGACAAGCATCACCAGATCATTTCCAATGATTTAGAGCGTTTGCACATTCATTATTCATCCTCTGTTCCCTATACTGATTATTCAGAAACTTACAAAGAATTTATTAAACAGTTACAGAAAAAACAAGCGCGTGATATGATCAAAAAAAATACCAGTGTTGGTCCGCACCGCGATGATCTTGAATTTTTTATCAATGATATAAATGCTGACTTTGGGAGTCAGGGACAGCACCGAAGTCTCATTTTATCGCTCAAATTGGCAGAGATAGAACTTATAAAAGCTGTTACCGGAGATTATCCTATACTGCTGCTTGATGATGTTATGAGTGAATTGGACAGCCAGCGTCAAACAAAATTACTTCAAGGAATTAAAGAGAATGTACAAACATTTATCACAACAACCAGTTTGGAGCATTTGACAAACTTACCAGATAATTTAAAAATTTTTATGATTGATCAAGGGCAGATCAAAGAAGAAAATCCTAAAATAACATAA
- a CDS encoding helix-turn-helix domain-containing protein, with the protein MSDKTIGETLRDARVRQGLTLEDIERKTDIPSHHLLALELDQFNLIPDDKILKYIQRYGETVNLHPIALKQYYREQIQDSESKAAVPVETEDSETAVVSEEVIFQEAVENNDDEIEPSFDKELTSEPEKQETFANRSRRHDDSYKAPSRWPIVLLSLVALLILIFVGYTVWHQLRGNQQTSQASKYWSVSSSSSQDETSVSTDSTASLSVEGSGNALTANLINASTPVEIVVSLSGAESTWFHVSNSGMNEDGITLNSATPSYTVTLPASTTTTTIALSTIQGVTVTVDGQSLDTSELTGSDLSYITLNIQ; encoded by the coding sequence ATGAGTGATAAAACGATTGGAGAAACTTTAAGAGACGCGCGTGTCAGGCAGGGCCTTACTTTGGAAGATATTGAAAGGAAAACGGATATTCCTTCCCATCATTTGCTGGCCTTAGAACTGGATCAGTTTAATTTGATACCAGATGATAAGATTTTAAAATATATTCAAAGGTATGGGGAGACTGTCAATCTGCATCCAATTGCTTTGAAACAGTATTACCGTGAGCAAATTCAGGATTCTGAATCAAAAGCTGCTGTACCAGTAGAGACTGAAGATTCAGAAACTGCTGTTGTTTCTGAAGAAGTGATTTTCCAAGAGGCGGTTGAAAATAATGATGATGAGATAGAACCATCTTTTGACAAAGAGCTGACATCAGAACCTGAAAAACAAGAGACTTTTGCCAATAGAAGCCGCCGCCATGATGACAGCTACAAGGCACCGTCTCGCTGGCCTATTGTTCTGTTGAGTTTAGTGGCACTCCTGATACTAATCTTTGTCGGTTATACCGTATGGCACCAGCTCAGGGGCAACCAACAAACTTCACAGGCGTCTAAATATTGGTCAGTCAGCAGTTCATCCAGCCAAGACGAAACTTCGGTATCAACTGACAGTACAGCCAGTTTAAGTGTAGAAGGGAGCGGAAACGCTCTGACTGCTAATTTGATTAATGCAAGCACTCCTGTAGAAATTGTTGTTTCATTATCTGGTGCAGAAAGCACTTGGTTCCATGTCAGCAACTCAGGAATGAATGAGGACGGCATAACGCTTAATTCGGCTACACCTTCTTACACAGTGACACTGCCTGCTTCTACAACTACTACAACCATTGCCCTGAGCACTATTCAGGGAGTGACAGTTACTGTTGACGGGCAGTCTCTTGATACTTCCGAGCTGACAGGCTCAGATTTAAGCTATATCACATTAAATATTCAGTAA
- a CDS encoding LysM peptidoglycan-binding domain-containing protein, with amino-acid sequence MIQAKTILNNKGKTMKLGLTGIMALTSLVLPIIVKADSYTVQSGDTLSAIAAAHNTTVTDLAEKNGISDANSITVGQTLSIDNSENSGAAEEETAAPAEESGLNTEDAAAKEEIAQHESGGDYTAQNGQYYGRYQLSVSYLNGDLSAENQERVADNYVNERYGSWTAALAFWHANGWY; translated from the coding sequence ATGATACAAGCAAAAACAATTTTAAACAATAAAGGAAAAACAATGAAATTAGGATTGACAGGAATAATGGCTTTAACCTCTTTGGTTTTACCAATTATTGTCAAAGCTGATTCATATACTGTTCAGTCAGGTGATACCTTATCAGCTATTGCCGCAGCGCATAACACAACAGTAACTGATTTAGCTGAAAAAAATGGGATTTCAGATGCTAATTCTATTACAGTAGGCCAGACTTTATCAATTGATAATTCAGAAAACAGCGGAGCTGCGGAAGAAGAGACAGCTGCACCGGCTGAAGAGTCAGGATTGAACACCGAGGATGCTGCTGCTAAAGAAGAAATCGCCCAGCATGAATCAGGCGGTGATTATACAGCACAAAACGGTCAGTATTATGGTCGCTATCAGCTGAGTGTTTCGTATTTAAATGGCGATTTGTCTGCTGAAAATCAGGAGCGGGTAGCCGATAATTATGTTAATGAACGTTATGGTTCTTGGACAGCTGCACTGGCTTTCTGGCATGCTAATGGCTGGTATTAA